GTATACCCTTTTACAGCGTTGCCTTTTAATGTGGCTATCACCAATGATTCAGGAAAAAGTTaaatcaaacaaacaacaaaaaaaaaacttgggtTTAGAAACTGTGGAGCACAGGCATAGATTGTGACAATATAAGCTGTCTTATTATACTAACTTATTAAAATACCTGTAGCAGTGTAGTAAAATTACACAGCTTTTATTAACAATTAAAATGTAGCATTTCaattttcctgtgtttcttttagaattgtggctATGCAAAATTGTCAAAAGCCATTCCGTGGAGAAAAGATAATACCAAGAAACTCACCATTAACTGACCtgattcaagaaagaaaaaatctgctTTTCTCCCCTTTTGTGATGGCTTAAAACTTCAGTCtcacaaagcaaaaataagtccTGTGAGTGCAAGTATGTAGGCTTGTGTCTATTGATTCTGTTTTCAAACCCAATTTCATATGcccaatgcacagtgaggccaagcaAACCAAAACATCAGAGGAGTTTCGatcagagaaaggtttattgcagggttATGCAAGGAGAAGGGTGGCTCCTGACCCAAAAAACTCTGAACTACTCAAAAGGTGtcagcaaagcacttttaaaggcaaggtgagagAGGCTGATGAAAACTTTTTGGCATTGGAACCTTTTATTCTTGCAGCTACCCACCTAAGTCAGGTGAGGATGTTCCTGTAAATCTTCACCAAGACGCTGGCAGGTCCCTGGCCCCAAGATGGCGGCGCCCAGCGCAGTGGCTGCTGCTGCCTCCAGCGAGAGAGATGGAGGGGGCAGCGGCTTTGAATCGTGGCTAGATGGACGGTTGGAGGCGCTGGGAGTGGACCGAGCCGTTTATGGCGCCTACATCTTGGGTGtcctgcaggaggaggaggaagaagagaagctgGATGCTCTGCAGGGTATTCTCTCTGCTTTCCTGGAAGAAGATTCCCTCCTTAATATCTGCAAGGAGATTGTGGAACGATGGTCAGAAACTCAGAATGTTGTCaccaaagtgaaaaaagaagatGAGGTCCAGGCCATTGCCACCCTCATTGAGAAGCAGGCACAAATCGTGGTGAAGCCCAGAATGGTGTCAGAAGAGGAGAAGCAGAGGAAAGCTGCCCTTCTGGCCCAGTATGCTGATGTGACAGATGAAGAGGACGAAGCGGATGAGAAGGATGACTCGGGCGCCACCACGATGAGCATTGGTTCTGACAAATCTCTGTTCCGAAACACCAATGTGGAAGATGTCCTCAATGCCCGAAAACTGGAGCGAGACACGCTTCGGGATGAgtcccagaggaagaaggaaCAGGACAAGctgcaga
Above is a genomic segment from Cervus canadensis isolate Bull #8, Minnesota chromosome 31, ASM1932006v1, whole genome shotgun sequence containing:
- the LOC122432551 gene encoding coiled-coil domain-containing protein 43, producing the protein MAAPSAVAAAASSERDGGGSGFESWLDGRLEALGVDRAVYGAYILGVLQEEEEEEKLDALQGILSAFLEEDSLLNICKEIVERWSETQNVVTKVKKEDEVQAIATLIEKQAQIVVKPRMVSEEEKQRKAALLAQYADVTDEEDEADEKDDSGATTMSIGSDKSLFRNTNVEDVLNARKLERDTLRDESQRKKEQDKLQRERDKLAKQERKEKEKKRTQRGERKR